The stretch of DNA TTAGCACTTTATTTGGTTATTCTCAAAGAACGCTATGAAGGTGAAAATGCCAAAAATAATCCAATTGTTTTGCCACGGGAAGATTTAGCAAATATCATAGGAACCACCCGTGAAAGTTTGGGGCGTTTGTTAAAAGAATTTAAAGAAGATCAACTCATTCGGGTTAATAAGCGAGCGATTGAGATTAGCAATTTAGAAAAACTACAAAAAATGGCGAATGTAAATCCGTAAAATAGTAGCCATTCCATCTTATTCTGTCCCCACTACAAAATCCATTAAAGCTCCCATTTCTTTCATAGATTTACTTTTAGCGTTTTCTTTGGCAAAAATTTGGCGGTCTTCCTTGTTTTGATAAAACTGATTTTTGTCAAGGATAGGAACATAGACCGTATCTGGGGGCGGAGCAGGAAGTTGGATTGTTTTTGTTTTATAAATAACCTTTTCTTGTAGGATGATTTTTTCCTGTACAACCGTATCGACTTGAGGAACATAAACAATTTCTTTTTGGATGGTTGTGTTCACAGTTATGGGGCGTAAACAATAAACACCAATGCCAACTAGAATAGCCAATATCGCAGCTTGATAAGCAGCAATTGGTTGCCCCAAATAACTCATCCAACGGCGTTGATGCTGCGCTTTAAATTGTGCTTGTAATGCGCTTAAATTGTTGTTGGGAGGAAAACTGGATGGCTCTGCAAAAATACGTTTGCTATTGAGCAGTACAGCACGTTGCTGTTGATACATTTCTATGCTCATCAACTGTTGTACAAATTGCTGCTCTTGGGGATTGAGTTCTTCAAAATTTTTGTGCAATAATAAATCTTCTAATGTTTCGTAATTATACTTCATAAGACTTCTTTATTTTGACGGTGTTGGGGATTAAAAATAGCTAAATGTTGGGCGAGTTGCTTGAGCGCATGGTGCAATCTTGATTTTACGGTTCCTTCTGGGCAATCAACAATTTGGCTGATTTGTTGAATAGATAGCTCTTCTTGGTAGCGCAATATAAAGCAAATTTTGTGCGCAGGTTTGAGTATTTCAATCGCATCTTTTAGGTGTTTATGAAATATTTTTTGGTCTAATTGCAATGGAATGGCAGGTATTGAGCTAGGGAGTTGTTCGTAATCTTCTAGTGTAAAAAAATGAATATTTTGACGGCGATATTCATTCTTACACATATTGGACGCAATGGTATAAATCCATGTAGAGAATTTTCGATTGACATCAAAAGCTTCTGGTTTCTCAATCAACTTAACAAACAAATCCTGTACAAAATCTTGCGATTTATTAGCGTCTTGTCCTAGCATACGAAAGAAATAGTAATACATCTTTTCGTAATAGCGATGATACAGCTCGTCAAAGGCTTTGGATTTTCCTTTGCTTATTTGCTGCATCAAGGCTTCATCATTAAGCTGTTGGTAATTGGTTCTGAAAAACATGTTAATTTATCTTCATTGTTTTAACGCTGACAAAGAGTCCGATACTTTACTTTTTTGTTCTAAATGAAACTACTATAAGCGATTACTCGTATACACAAGGTTTACTTGATTCGTCCTGTTTCAGAACGGTTAACAGAACGATCTTTTAGCCCCTTAGATTGTAATTTTCCAAAATTATAACTGATTGCCAAACGAATAGATCGAGTGTCGTAACGATTTTCATAATGTACATTAAATGCATTAACGAGGGATACGCCACTTTCTTTGTAAGAATATAGAATATCATTAACCGATAAGCGAATGGATAATTTATCGTCCAAAAACTTTCGTTCGATACTTGCTCCTAATTCGTAAAAAGGATTAAAGCTAAAATACCCCTCTGCACCCCCCGAAACATATTGAAAGGTTAGTTCCAAATTAAATACCTTTGGAATGCGAAACGCATTATAGCTGTAGATATAAAACATAGGGCGAGCATAATTTAGCAAGTCACTCCCTTTGTCATATTGCAAGATGGTATAACTAAAACCAAAGGAGTTATATGTTGTCCACCATTTATTTTCGTAAGGAAGATTTAGAGTAACATTAATTTGATCTACTTTTTCATAATTTTGAGTAATAATGTTAAAGCTATTGCCTTGCTTGTCAATAAAAATATCCATGTGATTGAAGGTACGAGCAAATTCAAATTCTAAAGAAGCCATTTCCATATACGTTAATGCCCATTCGGCAGAATGGGTATAAGCAGGGAGGAGATAGGGGTTGCCTCTTTCGGTAGAATATTGATCAATGAAATCAACAAATGGATTCAAATCGCTAAAAGTTGGACGTTGAATGCTGGTGGTATAATTAATAGACGTTGCCAAATCTTCTAGTATATTATAACTTAAGGAAGCGGTAGGGAAAACATGCCAATAGTTACGATGGAGTAGCTGTTGCCCGTTTACTTTAGAGAAGCCTTGCATGGTTGCCCATTCTGCTCGAATGCCTGCCTCCATAAACCATTTCTCATTTTCCCAATTGACCTGACTGTAAACACCAAGGATATTTTCATTGTAATTATACCCGTTACTATAGCTACTATCTGCCACCCATTTGCCTACTTTATCTTGCTCTAAAAAACGAATGTCACTATTGTTTAGAATAAAAGCATTCTTAATTCCTGTTTGAAAAAGCATTTTATTTTTGAACCCCTTGGTAAAATCAAGTTGGGCATTTAATATATTGATAAAGCTATTATTGCTGTTTTGATAAGCATTCTGTTGAGTATCAAGAGGCATTTGTTGAGTTTGGTCAATCTGATCCAATCCATTTCTAGTATAATTAGAATATTGTCCAGCAATAAAGAGCTCACTGTCTAAGGTGTCTAGATCTCGAATATAATTTAGGTTGACCGAATTGTTGAGCCCTTTGCGATTTCCTTTGGTATTGGCTACAATCTGATTAAAATCATGGTGATTGAGCGTAACCTTATTCTGATTGTGGATGTCAGATAAATAATTGCCAAAAGAGCCTCGATATTGTAGTCCAATAATACTAATAGAATCAGGGCGATAACCAATTTTGAAGCGATAAAAATGATGTTGGGGGGTGGTGTTGGTACTAGCAATATTGTTGTACATACGCATGGTATCG from Aureispira anguillae encodes:
- a CDS encoding outer membrane beta-barrel family protein; amino-acid sequence: MIQIQFNHKYTVLLYLALLFSNAELQAQTTTLFSIKGQVTDQQQQPIEVGNLLILHPNDSSLIKGTYIMDGLFELEGLSMPKFLVQLTALGYSDTIFIVETTEKKDLIELGRFTLSTNNNLKTVTVEATVPTFKSERGKVIVNVEKSMLSNSGTALDVLHRSPRVIVNSKDEVTVFGKGSPILLLDGQPVSAQELKMIPSTEIKEVEIIKNPSARYDAAGRAVINIITIRQNLEGYNARALLSLTQRRFFSAFGNLNFNYRKKKWSLGISYGYNYRKSWYSNNYFREYPTSLIDTMRMYNNIASTNTTPQHHFYRFKIGYRPDSISIIGLQYRGSFGNYLSDIHNQNKVTLNHHDFNQIVANTKGNRKGLNNSVNLNYIRDLDTLDSELFIAGQYSNYTRNGLDQIDQTQQMPLDTQQNAYQNSNNSFINILNAQLDFTKGFKNKMLFQTGIKNAFILNNSDIRFLEQDKVGKWVADSSYSNGYNYNENILGVYSQVNWENEKWFMEAGIRAEWATMQGFSKVNGQQLLHRNYWHVFPTASLSYNILEDLATSINYTTSIQRPTFSDLNPFVDFIDQYSTERGNPYLLPAYTHSAEWALTYMEMASLEFEFARTFNHMDIFIDKQGNSFNIITQNYEKVDQINVTLNLPYENKWWTTYNSFGFSYTILQYDKGSDLLNYARPMFYIYSYNAFRIPKVFNLELTFQYVSGGAEGYFSFNPFYELGASIERKFLDDKLSIRLSVNDILYSYKESGVSLVNAFNVHYENRYDTRSIRLAISYNFGKLQSKGLKDRSVNRSETGRIK
- a CDS encoding RNA polymerase sigma factor — encoded protein: MFFRTNYQQLNDEALMQQISKGKSKAFDELYHRYYEKMYYYFFRMLGQDANKSQDFVQDLFVKLIEKPEAFDVNRKFSTWIYTIASNMCKNEYRRQNIHFFTLEDYEQLPSSIPAIPLQLDQKIFHKHLKDAIEILKPAHKICFILRYQEELSIQQISQIVDCPEGTVKSRLHHALKQLAQHLAIFNPQHRQNKEVL